From one Pempheris klunzingeri isolate RE-2024b chromosome 5, fPemKlu1.hap1, whole genome shotgun sequence genomic stretch:
- the tnnt2d gene encoding troponin T2d, cardiac, producing the protein MSDTEEVMEEEVQEEEAQEEATDESKPKPKFMTNITAPKIPDGEKVDFDDIHRKRQEKDLSELQSLIEAHFIQRKKEEEELIALVNRIEKRRAERADQQRIRAEREKERQARITEERERKEQEEHRKKHDEDAKKKKALSNMTQQYSAGQKSDNRRGGKKQTEREKKKKILAERRKPLNVDHLNEDKLKEKANELWQWLMGLEAEKFDLSEKLKRQKYDINQLLARVQDHQSAKGRGKGKMGGRLR; encoded by the exons ATGTCCGACACAGAAGAAGTCATGGAAGAGGAAGTTCA GGAGGAAGAAG CACAAGAGGAGGCCACAG ATGAGTCAAAGCCCAAGCCCAA GTTTATGACAAATATCACTGCCCCAAAGATCCCTGATGGGGAAAAAGTGGATTTTGAC GACATCCACAGGAAGCGTCAGGAGAAGGATCTGTCTGAGCTGCAGTCTCTGATCGAGGCTCACTTCAtccagaggaagaaggaggaggaggagctcatcGCCCTTGTTAACAGAATT GAGAAACGTCGTGCTGAGAGAGCAGATCAGCAAAGGATccgggcagagagagagaaggagaggcaggCCAGGATTACG GAGGAAAGAGAGcggaaggagcaggaggagcaccGTAAGAAGCATGATGAGGAcgccaagaagaagaaggcccTCTCAAACATGACCCAGCAGTACAGTGCTGGACAAAAG AGTGACAACAGAAGAGGAGGCAAGAAACAAactgagagggagaagaagaagaagatcctggCTGAACGCAGGAAGCCTCTCAACGTTGATCACCTGAATGAGGACAAACTGAA GGAGAAGGCGAACGAGCTGTGGCAGTGGCTGATGGGGCTGGAGGCTGAGAAGTTTGATCTCAGTGAGAAGCTCAAAAGACAGAAGTATGAT ATTAACCAGCTTCTTGCCCGAGTCCAGGACCACCAGAG CGCCAAGGGTCGCGGCAAAGGCAAGATGGGCGGTCGGCTGAGGTAA
- the LOC139201556 gene encoding caldesmon-like isoform X1, which produces MDDDFDRRMELRRQRREQMRGETDNTACTNDDDEEEARERRRQAREERKKMRELEDSGATDVINTNSVTETESSTTGDGADDDQALLERLAKREERRQKRMKEAMERQKEYDPTISTTNGTDKTLEEQSSVRQRHTEEEEEEEKPAQEKVADSDMNSWRKEEEDKKEDEKEEIDEKAAATEEEEQPNLGKKDAEEEAAPDVDKEEEERKRREEEERQKKEMEEKQRIEEEERQKREMEEKLKKEEEEKQLKEEEERKKREEEEKQQKEMEERLRTEEEKQKREMEERQRKGEEEKVKKEMEEKKKKEEEEKRQKEMEEKKKKEEEEKQKKKELEEKKKKEEEERRKREAEEKKKKEEEDKRKKKEMEEKKKKEEEEKPKKFGFKEKNEPAKQNESPFENKLKKTEKTTRDNAPSTKEDDAEQREAERKLQELKRRRNDAESEEFEKMKQKQQDAEVELEELKRKREERRKIMEEEERQKKQELEEKKTKEQEERKRMREEIEKRRADAAEKKKQKEEESPKPAFAISPKGSSKIGEKAEFLNKSAQKSIPTRGSHTPIVSKIGNRLDQYTSALQGSKDVKSPKCPAPDIPAGGTRSIKSMWEKGNIGSTSESPAPANKDLAGLKGGVTGRVNSWMAKPAETEKTAAPAAAASPGTAKPADVKPGDIGNKRGMWETKKGSSSAKMAVGGKSKFATNAGVRP; this is translated from the exons TGTGACGGAGACCGAATCCTCCACCACGGGTGATGGTGCAGATGATGACCAGGCTTTGCTAGAGCGCCTGGCCAAGAGGGAGGAGCGCAGGCagaagaggatgaaggaggccatggagagacagaaggagtATGACCccaccatcagcaccaccaaCGGCACAGACAAAACACTGGAAGAGCAGTCCTCCGTCAGACAGCGAcatacagaggaagaggaagaggaggagaaaccaGCCCAAGAGAAGGTGGCAGACAGTGACATGAACTcctggaggaaagaggaggaggacaagaaggAAGACGAGAAG GAGGAGATTGACGAGAAGGCTGCAGcgacagaagaagaggagcagccCAATTTAGGAAAGAAAGATGCTGAAGAGGAAGCTGCTCCTGATGTtgacaaggaggaggaagaaagaaagaggagagaagaagaggaaagacagaaaaaagaaatggaagaaaagcagaggatagaagaggaggaaaggcaaaaaagggaaatggaggaaaagctcaagaaagaggaagaagaaaagcagctaaaagaggaggaggaaaggaagaagagggaggaggaggaaaaacaacaaaaagaaatggaagAGAGGCTGCGGacggaggaagaaaaacagaaaagggagatggaagagagacagaggaaaggggaggaggaaaaagtaaaaaaggagatggaggaaaagaagaagaaagaagaggaagagaaacggCAGAAGGAaatggaagagaagaagaaaaaggaggaggaggaaaagcagaagaagaaagagctggaagagaagaagaagaaagaagaggaggagaggcggaAAAGGGAGgctgaagagaagaagaaaaaagaggaagaggacaagCGCAAAaagaaggagatggaggagaagaagaagaaagaggag GAGGAGAAGCCAAAGAAATTTGGTTTTAAGGAAAAG AATGAACCAGCCAAACAGAACGAATCTCCCTTTGAGAATAAACtcaagaaaacagagaagacaaCAAG gGACAATGCTCCCTCCACCAAGGAAGATGATGCTGAGCAACGGGAGGCCGAGCGTAAGCTGCAGGAATTGAAGCGCCGACGAAATGACGCGGAAAGCGAGGAGTTTGAGAAgatgaagcagaagcagcaggacGCAGAGGTCGAGCTTGAGGaactgaagaggaagagggaggagaggaggaagatcatggaggaggaggagaggcagaagaaacaggagctggaggaaaagaaaaccaaagaacAG gaagagaggaagaggatgagggaggAAATTGAGAAAAGGAGGGCAGAcgcagcagagaagaagaaacagaaggaggaagagtCTCCAAAACCTGCCTTTGCTATCAGTCCCAAAGGCTCCTCAAAG ATCGGGGAGAAGGCAGAATTCTTGAACAAATCAGCCCAGAAAAg CATCCCAACCAGAGGGTCTCACACTCCAATTGTCTCCAAGATAGGCAACAGACTGGACCAGTACACTTCTGCCCTCCAG GGAAGCAAAGATGTCAAATCCCCTAAGTGTCCAGCACCAGATATCCCTGCAGGCGGCACACGCAGCATCAAGAGCATGTGGGAGAAAGGCAACATCGGCAGCACTTCTGAAAGTCCTGCCCCTGCCAACaag GATTTGGCTGGTCTCAAAGGAGGCGTGACCGGACGTGTCAACAGTTGGATGGCAAAGCCCGCAGAGACGGAGAAGACAGCagcgccagcagcagcagcatcaccaggaACAGCAAAGCCAGCA GATGTGAAACCTGGTGACATCGGTAACAAGCGTGGTATGTGGGAAACCAAAAAGGGCTCCTCGTCTGCCAAG atggcAGTTGGAGGCAAGAGCAAGTTTGCCACTAATG CAGGCGTGAGACCCTAA
- the LOC139201556 gene encoding caldesmon-like isoform X3, whose product MDDDFDRRMELRRQRREQMRGETDNVTETESSTTGDGADDDQALLERLAKREERRQKRMKEAMERQKEYDPTISTTNGTDKTLEEQSSVRQRHTEEEEEEEKPAQEKVADSDMNSWRKEEEDKKEDEKEEIDEKAAATEEEEQPNLGKKDAEEEAAPDVDKEEEERKRREEEERQKKEMEEKQRIEEEERQKREMEEKLKKEEEEKQLKEEEERKKREEEEKQQKEMEERLRTEEEKQKREMEERQRKGEEEKVKKEMEEKKKKEEEEKRQKEMEEKKKKEEEEKQKKKELEEKKKKEEEERRKREAEEKKKKEEEDKRKKKEMEEKKKKEEEEKPKKFGFKEKNEPAKQNESPFENKLKKTEKTTRDNAPSTKEDDAEQREAERKLQELKRRRNDAESEEFEKMKQKQQDAEVELEELKRKREERRKIMEEEERQKKQELEEKKTKEQEERKRMREEIEKRRADAAEKKKQKEEESPKPAFAISPKGSSKIGEKAEFLNKSAQKSIPTRGSHTPIVSKIGNRLDQYTSALQGSKDVKSPKCPAPDIPAGGTRSIKSMWEKGNIGSTSESPAPANKDLAGLKGGVTGRVNSWMAKPAETEKTAAPAAAASPGTAKPADVKPGDIGNKRGMWETKKGSSSAKMAVGGKSKFATNAGVRP is encoded by the exons TGTGACGGAGACCGAATCCTCCACCACGGGTGATGGTGCAGATGATGACCAGGCTTTGCTAGAGCGCCTGGCCAAGAGGGAGGAGCGCAGGCagaagaggatgaaggaggccatggagagacagaaggagtATGACCccaccatcagcaccaccaaCGGCACAGACAAAACACTGGAAGAGCAGTCCTCCGTCAGACAGCGAcatacagaggaagaggaagaggaggagaaaccaGCCCAAGAGAAGGTGGCAGACAGTGACATGAACTcctggaggaaagaggaggaggacaagaaggAAGACGAGAAG GAGGAGATTGACGAGAAGGCTGCAGcgacagaagaagaggagcagccCAATTTAGGAAAGAAAGATGCTGAAGAGGAAGCTGCTCCTGATGTtgacaaggaggaggaagaaagaaagaggagagaagaagaggaaagacagaaaaaagaaatggaagaaaagcagaggatagaagaggaggaaaggcaaaaaagggaaatggaggaaaagctcaagaaagaggaagaagaaaagcagctaaaagaggaggaggaaaggaagaagagggaggaggaggaaaaacaacaaaaagaaatggaagAGAGGCTGCGGacggaggaagaaaaacagaaaagggagatggaagagagacagaggaaaggggaggaggaaaaagtaaaaaaggagatggaggaaaagaagaagaaagaagaggaagagaaacggCAGAAGGAaatggaagagaagaagaaaaaggaggaggaggaaaagcagaagaagaaagagctggaagagaagaagaagaaagaagaggaggagaggcggaAAAGGGAGgctgaagagaagaagaaaaaagaggaagaggacaagCGCAAAaagaaggagatggaggagaagaagaagaaagaggag GAGGAGAAGCCAAAGAAATTTGGTTTTAAGGAAAAG AATGAACCAGCCAAACAGAACGAATCTCCCTTTGAGAATAAACtcaagaaaacagagaagacaaCAAG gGACAATGCTCCCTCCACCAAGGAAGATGATGCTGAGCAACGGGAGGCCGAGCGTAAGCTGCAGGAATTGAAGCGCCGACGAAATGACGCGGAAAGCGAGGAGTTTGAGAAgatgaagcagaagcagcaggacGCAGAGGTCGAGCTTGAGGaactgaagaggaagagggaggagaggaggaagatcatggaggaggaggagaggcagaagaaacaggagctggaggaaaagaaaaccaaagaacAG gaagagaggaagaggatgagggaggAAATTGAGAAAAGGAGGGCAGAcgcagcagagaagaagaaacagaaggaggaagagtCTCCAAAACCTGCCTTTGCTATCAGTCCCAAAGGCTCCTCAAAG ATCGGGGAGAAGGCAGAATTCTTGAACAAATCAGCCCAGAAAAg CATCCCAACCAGAGGGTCTCACACTCCAATTGTCTCCAAGATAGGCAACAGACTGGACCAGTACACTTCTGCCCTCCAG GGAAGCAAAGATGTCAAATCCCCTAAGTGTCCAGCACCAGATATCCCTGCAGGCGGCACACGCAGCATCAAGAGCATGTGGGAGAAAGGCAACATCGGCAGCACTTCTGAAAGTCCTGCCCCTGCCAACaag GATTTGGCTGGTCTCAAAGGAGGCGTGACCGGACGTGTCAACAGTTGGATGGCAAAGCCCGCAGAGACGGAGAAGACAGCagcgccagcagcagcagcatcaccaggaACAGCAAAGCCAGCA GATGTGAAACCTGGTGACATCGGTAACAAGCGTGGTATGTGGGAAACCAAAAAGGGCTCCTCGTCTGCCAAG atggcAGTTGGAGGCAAGAGCAAGTTTGCCACTAATG CAGGCGTGAGACCCTAA
- the LOC139201556 gene encoding caldesmon-like isoform X2: MDDDFDRRMELRRQRREQMRGETDNTACTNDDDEEEARERRRQAREERKKMRELEDSGATDVINTNSVTETESSTTGDGADDDQALLERLAKREERRQKRMKEAMERQKEYDPTISTTNGTDKTLEEQSSVRQRHTEEEEEEEKPAQEKVADSDMNSWRKEEEDKKEDEKEEIDEKAAATEEEEQPNLGKKDAEEEAAPDVDKEEEERKRREEEERQKKEMEEKQRIEEEERQKREMEEKLKKEEEEKQLKEEEERKKREEEEKQQKEMEERLRTEEEKQKREMEERQRKGEEEKVKKEMEEKKKKEEEEKRQKEMEEKKKKEEEEKQKKKELEEKKKKEEEERRKREAEEKKKKEEEDKRKKKEMEEKKKKEEEEKPKKFGFKEKNEPAKQNESPFENKLKKTEKTTRDNAPSTKEDDAEQREAERKLQELKRRRNDAESEEFEKMKQKQQDAEVELEELKRKREERRKIMEEEERQKKQELEEKKTKEQEERKRMREEIEKRRADAAEKKKQKEEESPKPAFAISPKGSSKIGEKAEFLNKSAQKSIPTRGSHTPIVSKIGNRLDQYTSALQGSKDVKSPKCPAPDIPAGGTRSIKSMWEKGNIGSTSESPAPANKDLAGLKGGVTGRVNSWMAKPAETEKTAAPAAAASPGTAKPADVKPGDIGNKRGMWETKKGSSSAKMAVGGKSKFATNGVRP; this comes from the exons TGTGACGGAGACCGAATCCTCCACCACGGGTGATGGTGCAGATGATGACCAGGCTTTGCTAGAGCGCCTGGCCAAGAGGGAGGAGCGCAGGCagaagaggatgaaggaggccatggagagacagaaggagtATGACCccaccatcagcaccaccaaCGGCACAGACAAAACACTGGAAGAGCAGTCCTCCGTCAGACAGCGAcatacagaggaagaggaagaggaggagaaaccaGCCCAAGAGAAGGTGGCAGACAGTGACATGAACTcctggaggaaagaggaggaggacaagaaggAAGACGAGAAG GAGGAGATTGACGAGAAGGCTGCAGcgacagaagaagaggagcagccCAATTTAGGAAAGAAAGATGCTGAAGAGGAAGCTGCTCCTGATGTtgacaaggaggaggaagaaagaaagaggagagaagaagaggaaagacagaaaaaagaaatggaagaaaagcagaggatagaagaggaggaaaggcaaaaaagggaaatggaggaaaagctcaagaaagaggaagaagaaaagcagctaaaagaggaggaggaaaggaagaagagggaggaggaggaaaaacaacaaaaagaaatggaagAGAGGCTGCGGacggaggaagaaaaacagaaaagggagatggaagagagacagaggaaaggggaggaggaaaaagtaaaaaaggagatggaggaaaagaagaagaaagaagaggaagagaaacggCAGAAGGAaatggaagagaagaagaaaaaggaggaggaggaaaagcagaagaagaaagagctggaagagaagaagaagaaagaagaggaggagaggcggaAAAGGGAGgctgaagagaagaagaaaaaagaggaagaggacaagCGCAAAaagaaggagatggaggagaagaagaagaaagaggag GAGGAGAAGCCAAAGAAATTTGGTTTTAAGGAAAAG AATGAACCAGCCAAACAGAACGAATCTCCCTTTGAGAATAAACtcaagaaaacagagaagacaaCAAG gGACAATGCTCCCTCCACCAAGGAAGATGATGCTGAGCAACGGGAGGCCGAGCGTAAGCTGCAGGAATTGAAGCGCCGACGAAATGACGCGGAAAGCGAGGAGTTTGAGAAgatgaagcagaagcagcaggacGCAGAGGTCGAGCTTGAGGaactgaagaggaagagggaggagaggaggaagatcatggaggaggaggagaggcagaagaaacaggagctggaggaaaagaaaaccaaagaacAG gaagagaggaagaggatgagggaggAAATTGAGAAAAGGAGGGCAGAcgcagcagagaagaagaaacagaaggaggaagagtCTCCAAAACCTGCCTTTGCTATCAGTCCCAAAGGCTCCTCAAAG ATCGGGGAGAAGGCAGAATTCTTGAACAAATCAGCCCAGAAAAg CATCCCAACCAGAGGGTCTCACACTCCAATTGTCTCCAAGATAGGCAACAGACTGGACCAGTACACTTCTGCCCTCCAG GGAAGCAAAGATGTCAAATCCCCTAAGTGTCCAGCACCAGATATCCCTGCAGGCGGCACACGCAGCATCAAGAGCATGTGGGAGAAAGGCAACATCGGCAGCACTTCTGAAAGTCCTGCCCCTGCCAACaag GATTTGGCTGGTCTCAAAGGAGGCGTGACCGGACGTGTCAACAGTTGGATGGCAAAGCCCGCAGAGACGGAGAAGACAGCagcgccagcagcagcagcatcaccaggaACAGCAAAGCCAGCA GATGTGAAACCTGGTGACATCGGTAACAAGCGTGGTATGTGGGAAACCAAAAAGGGCTCCTCGTCTGCCAAG atggcAGTTGGAGGCAAGAGCAAGTTTGCCACTAATG GCGTGAGACCCTAA